A genomic window from Sanguibacter antarcticus includes:
- the dhaK gene encoding dihydroxyacetone kinase subunit DhaK codes for MKKLINAVEDVVAESVEGFAWAHADIVEMRTDPLFVVRRGGAREGKVGLVSGGGSGHEPLHAGFVGLGMLDAAVPGTVFTSPTPDHVLPALAAADSGRGVLAIVKNYTGDVLNFETAIELADADGIEVATVVVDDDVAVKDSLYTAGRRGVAGTLAVEKIAGAAAERGDDLQAVAATAARVVANVRSMGVALTACTVPHVGRPSFDLPDDEVEIGIGIHGEPGRRRIPVAPADDITAMLVEPVVEDLALTSGESVLLFVNGMGGTPLSELYVVYRQARRLLEDRGVVVARSLVGNYVTSLDMQGASVTVLRLDDELTALWDAPVHTAALRW; via the coding sequence ATGAAGAAGCTGATCAATGCAGTTGAGGACGTCGTCGCGGAGTCCGTCGAGGGCTTCGCGTGGGCGCACGCGGACATCGTCGAGATGCGGACCGACCCGCTCTTCGTCGTGCGCCGCGGTGGTGCGCGGGAGGGCAAGGTCGGGCTCGTCTCCGGCGGTGGGTCGGGCCACGAACCGCTGCACGCGGGCTTCGTCGGTCTCGGCATGCTCGACGCCGCGGTCCCGGGAACGGTCTTCACGTCGCCGACACCCGACCACGTCCTCCCGGCGCTCGCCGCAGCGGACTCGGGGCGCGGCGTGCTCGCGATCGTCAAGAACTACACGGGTGACGTGCTCAACTTCGAGACGGCGATCGAGCTCGCGGACGCGGACGGGATCGAGGTCGCGACGGTCGTCGTCGACGACGACGTCGCGGTGAAGGACTCGCTGTACACGGCGGGCCGCCGGGGGGTGGCCGGGACCCTCGCGGTCGAGAAGATCGCAGGTGCCGCGGCGGAGCGTGGCGACGACCTCCAGGCGGTCGCTGCGACGGCTGCCCGGGTCGTCGCGAACGTCAGGTCGATGGGCGTGGCGCTCACGGCGTGCACGGTCCCGCACGTCGGCCGTCCGAGCTTCGACCTTCCGGACGACGAGGTGGAGATCGGCATCGGCATCCACGGCGAGCCGGGGCGTCGTCGGATCCCGGTCGCACCGGCTGACGACATCACCGCGATGCTCGTCGAGCCTGTCGTGGAGGACCTCGCCCTGACGTCCGGCGAGAGCGTGTTGCTGTTCGTTAACGGTATGGGCGGGACCCCTCTCTCAGAGCTGTACGTGGTCTATCGTCAGGCACGCCGGCTCCTGGAAGATCGGGGTGTCGTCGTCGCGCGGTCCCTCGTGGGCAACTACGTCACCTCGCTCGACATGCAGGGTGCGTCCGTCACGGTCCTGCGTCTCGACGATGAGCTGACGGCCCTGTGGGACGCGCCGGTGCACACCGCCGCGCTGCGCTGGTGA
- the dhaL gene encoding dihydroxyacetone kinase subunit DhaL gives MALDVAWARRWARESAAAIAAAKDELMELDRQIGDADHGENLNRGFQAVVAKLDAQPPPGTAADGDPAASPLIADVLKLVATTLMSSVGGASGPLYGTAYLRAAKVTGLSVLDAHGVVALLEGALEGITSRGKAVPGEKTMVDAWTPAVEAAIATADAGGTPEDVLEAAATASAAGAVATVPLLATKGRASYLGERSIGHEDPGAASSAIILRAAVRAAGATEAAA, from the coding sequence ATGGCGTTGGACGTGGCATGGGCGCGACGGTGGGCACGAGAGAGCGCAGCGGCGATCGCGGCCGCGAAGGACGAGCTGATGGAGCTCGACCGCCAGATCGGGGACGCCGACCACGGTGAGAACCTCAATCGTGGGTTCCAGGCTGTCGTCGCGAAGTTGGACGCGCAGCCACCGCCCGGCACCGCTGCTGACGGCGACCCTGCCGCGAGCCCGCTCATCGCTGACGTGCTCAAGCTCGTCGCGACGACCCTCATGTCCTCGGTCGGCGGTGCGTCCGGACCTCTCTACGGCACCGCCTACCTGCGAGCAGCCAAGGTCACCGGCCTGAGCGTGCTCGACGCCCACGGCGTGGTCGCGCTCCTCGAAGGAGCGCTCGAGGGCATCACGTCGCGCGGCAAGGCCGTCCCGGGCGAGAAGACGATGGTGGACGCCTGGACACCTGCGGTCGAGGCCGCGATCGCGACGGCCGACGCTGGAGGAACTCCTGAGGACGTCCTCGAGGCGGCGGCCACGGCGTCCGCGGCGGGCGCAGTGGCGACGGTGCCGCTCCTCGCGACCAAGGGGCGAGCGAGCTATCTCGGAGAGCGGAGCATCGGTCACGAGGACCCCGGTGCCGCGTCGAGCGCGATCATCCTGCGGGCTGCCGTCCGTGCAGCCGGCGCGACCGAGGCCGCAGCATGA
- the dhaM gene encoding dihydroxyacetone kinase phosphoryl donor subunit DhaM, with amino-acid sequence MTAHVAIVLVSHSGALASGVVEVAGQMAPDVALVGVGGTDDGGVGTSFDRVGDAVQAELAAGRDVLVLGDLGSAMLTVESVLDLLEGDDAARVRLADAPFVEGAVAAAVTAQGGGDLLAVVASALHAATTFAEPSSALSSRSEEAAEPASDGSAPVVERTVTVRNALGLHARPAAVLARLVAGLDVALLVDGVNGASVLELMKLGATGGDVLSVRATGADAQHAVDAVAEMVEGGFGEL; translated from the coding sequence ATGACCGCGCACGTCGCGATCGTGCTCGTCTCGCACTCTGGCGCGCTCGCGTCGGGTGTGGTCGAGGTCGCCGGGCAGATGGCACCGGACGTCGCCCTCGTCGGCGTGGGCGGGACGGACGACGGTGGGGTCGGGACGAGCTTCGACCGTGTCGGCGACGCGGTCCAGGCAGAGCTCGCGGCAGGCAGAGACGTGCTCGTCCTCGGGGATCTGGGGTCGGCGATGCTCACGGTCGAGTCCGTGCTCGACCTTCTCGAGGGGGACGACGCCGCACGCGTGCGCCTCGCTGACGCCCCGTTCGTGGAAGGGGCTGTCGCCGCAGCCGTGACCGCTCAAGGTGGGGGAGACCTCCTGGCTGTCGTCGCATCGGCCCTGCATGCTGCTACGACGTTCGCTGAGCCGTCGTCCGCGCTCTCGTCGCGTTCTGAGGAGGCGGCAGAGCCGGCCTCGGACGGTTCGGCTCCTGTGGTCGAGCGGACCGTGACGGTGCGCAACGCGCTCGGGCTGCACGCGCGCCCGGCGGCGGTGCTCGCGCGTCTGGTCGCCGGGCTCGACGTGGCGCTGCTCGTCGACGGGGTCAACGGCGCCAGCGTTCTGGAGCTCATGAAGCTGGGTGCTACGGGTGGAGACGTGCTCTCTGTGCGGGCCACGGGCGCGGACGCGCAGCATGCGGTCGATGCTGTCGCGGAGATGGTCGAGGGCGGGTTCGGCGAGCTGTGA
- a CDS encoding DUF4233 domain-containing protein, with product MSSPDAPAPAGPNPPTSGGADDAPVRIVAKKSAKIQFASTMLLLEAFVVVFATLVAFRLVDAPASQVWLAGGVLAVVLVVLSRLVDAPGGYVAGSAVQLPFLAVSLVIPLMVIVAVVFVAMWVVALWLGAKIDRERAEYDAAHPDEVPPSR from the coding sequence GTGAGCTCTCCAGACGCACCAGCCCCCGCAGGACCGAACCCGCCCACGTCGGGTGGCGCCGACGACGCGCCCGTACGCATCGTGGCGAAGAAGTCGGCGAAGATCCAGTTCGCGTCGACCATGCTCCTGCTCGAGGCGTTCGTCGTCGTGTTCGCCACGCTGGTGGCGTTCCGGCTCGTCGATGCACCGGCCAGCCAGGTGTGGCTGGCCGGGGGAGTGCTCGCTGTCGTCCTCGTGGTCCTCAGCAGGCTCGTCGACGCCCCCGGTGGGTACGTCGCGGGATCCGCGGTCCAGCTCCCGTTCCTCGCGGTGTCTCTCGTCATCCCTCTCATGGTCATCGTGGCCGTCGTGTTCGTCGCCATGTGGGTGGTCGCGCTGTGGCTCGGTGCGAAGATCGACCGGGAGCGCGCCGAGTACGACGCGGCCCATCCTGACGAGGTGCCGCCCTCTCGCTGA
- the ndk gene encoding nucleoside-diphosphate kinase, with amino-acid sequence MTSSASPAVPRTLVLVKPDGVRRGLAGEILRRVEAKGYALVAVELKHATEELLAQHYAEHQGKPFFAPLVEFMSSGPVLAIVLEGQGVIQGFRSLAGTTDPTTAAPGTIRGDLGRDWGLDVQQNLVHGSDSDESAAREIGLWFPSL; translated from the coding sequence ATGACATCTTCAGCGTCTCCTGCCGTCCCCCGTACGCTCGTCCTCGTCAAGCCGGACGGTGTCCGGCGCGGCCTCGCAGGTGAGATCCTCCGCCGTGTCGAGGCCAAGGGGTACGCGCTCGTAGCCGTCGAGCTCAAGCACGCCACCGAGGAGCTTCTGGCCCAGCACTACGCAGAGCACCAGGGGAAGCCGTTCTTCGCACCGCTCGTCGAGTTCATGTCCTCGGGACCGGTCCTCGCGATCGTCCTCGAAGGACAGGGCGTCATCCAGGGCTTCCGCTCGCTCGCAGGCACGACAGACCCCACGACGGCCGCGCCGGGAACGATCCGCGGTGACCTCGGGCGAGACTGGGGCCTCGACGTCCAGCAGAACCTCGTCCACGGCAGCGACTCTGACGAGTCCGCCGCACGCGAGATCGGGCTCTGGTTCCCCTCGCTCTGA
- a CDS encoding bifunctional folylpolyglutamate synthase/dihydrofolate synthase: MSSRKDGRRREPGPVVPPEVRKELDDIYAAIMARAPEHDIDPTLDRVRKVCELLGDPQKAFRVVHLTGTNGKTSTSRMLDSLVREHGLRTGRFTSPHLTSVTERIAVDGEPLSAERFIEVWRDVEPYVDMVDAQSRAAGGPRLSFFEVLTVMAFAAFADAPVDVAIIEVGMGGTWDCTNVADGEIAIITPVSIDHERWLGHTVVEIAGEKAGIIKDGATVVLAEQTADADGVILAVAAQRGARVLREGVDLEVPERFPAVGGQLVSLRTPAGLYTEVYLPLYGAHQAHNALLALAAAEALLSGGRALDGDLVGAAFAAADSPGRLEVVRASPTILVDAAHNPAGAQALVDAIDESFDFTRLVGVVGILADKDAETILSILEPLLAEIVVTESSSVRSYDVDDLEEIAKEIFGDDRVHSVARLDEALDLAAGLAENEDTIGVGTGTGVLVTGSVILAAEARLLLGRG, translated from the coding sequence ATGAGCAGCCGCAAGGACGGACGCCGGCGCGAGCCGGGCCCCGTCGTCCCCCCAGAGGTCCGCAAGGAGCTCGACGACATCTACGCCGCGATCATGGCGCGGGCCCCCGAGCACGACATCGACCCGACGCTCGACCGCGTCCGGAAGGTCTGCGAGCTGCTCGGCGACCCCCAGAAGGCGTTCCGCGTGGTCCACCTCACGGGCACCAACGGCAAGACCTCGACGTCGCGGATGCTCGACTCCCTCGTGCGCGAGCACGGGCTGCGGACCGGGCGGTTCACGAGCCCGCACCTCACGTCGGTCACCGAGCGCATCGCCGTCGACGGCGAGCCCCTCAGCGCCGAGCGCTTCATCGAGGTCTGGCGCGACGTCGAACCCTACGTCGACATGGTCGACGCCCAGTCGCGAGCAGCAGGTGGTCCCCGCCTGAGCTTCTTCGAGGTGCTGACCGTCATGGCGTTCGCCGCGTTCGCGGACGCCCCCGTGGACGTCGCCATCATCGAGGTCGGCATGGGCGGCACGTGGGACTGCACGAACGTCGCCGACGGGGAGATCGCCATCATCACCCCGGTCTCGATCGACCACGAGCGCTGGCTCGGCCACACCGTCGTCGAGATCGCCGGCGAGAAGGCCGGGATCATCAAGGACGGGGCGACCGTTGTGCTCGCCGAGCAGACCGCAGACGCCGACGGCGTGATCCTCGCCGTCGCAGCACAGCGCGGCGCACGGGTCCTGCGCGAAGGCGTGGACCTCGAGGTCCCCGAGCGCTTCCCCGCCGTCGGCGGTCAGCTCGTCAGCCTCCGCACGCCCGCAGGCCTCTACACCGAGGTCTACCTCCCGCTCTACGGCGCTCACCAGGCGCACAACGCGCTGCTCGCGCTCGCGGCCGCGGAGGCGCTCTTGTCCGGCGGGCGGGCGCTCGACGGCGACCTCGTCGGTGCGGCGTTCGCTGCAGCGGACTCCCCAGGGCGGCTCGAGGTCGTGCGTGCCAGCCCCACGATCCTCGTCGATGCCGCACACAACCCGGCGGGCGCCCAGGCGCTCGTCGACGCGATCGACGAGTCGTTCGACTTCACGCGTCTCGTCGGGGTCGTCGGCATCCTGGCAGACAAGGACGCCGAGACGATCCTGTCGATCCTCGAGCCGCTGCTCGCGGAGATCGTCGTCACCGAGTCGTCGTCCGTGCGCTCCTACGATGTCGACGACCTCGAAGAGATCGCCAAGGAGATCTTCGGCGACGACCGGGTCCACAGCGTCGCGCGCCTCGACGAGGCGCTCGACCTGGCGGCGGGCCTGGCCGAGAACGAGGACACCATCGGCGTCGGGACCGGCACGGGGGTCCTCGTGACGGGATCGGTCATCCTCGCTGCGGAGGCCCGGCTGCTTCTGGGCAGAGGCTGA
- the smc gene encoding chromosome segregation protein SMC → MHLKTLTLRGFKSFASATTLSFEPGVTCVVGPNGSGKSNVVDALAWVMGEQGAKTLRGGKMEDVIFAGTSGRPPLGRAEVSLTIDNADGALPIEYSEVTITRTLFRSGGSEYAINGSSCRLLDIQDLLSDSGLGREMHVIVGQGQLDQVLRATPEERRGFIEEAAGVLKHRKRKEKALRKLESMQGNLLRLGDLTAEVRRQLGPLGRQAEAARKAAVVQADLRDSRARLLADDLAQLTASLAQEIADETALQARVAAVSASHDAARSALVALEEEAAAAAPSVREASETWYRLSSLRERITGLQTLASERLRLLGAPQPVATGADPVDLDRQAARARAAEAELAYEVEVRRSVLDRSVVERQRCEEAGAAAEKVLADLLRGEADRREGVARLAGTVAAKRSRLEAREAEVERLRDSLAEADRRGTGAQAQFAALENEVTGAQEGEEHLDAEHERATAALEDAEREVRRVAGVRSEAERDHATWSARSEALEMSLDRKDGAGALLESDLSGVVGSLAAMLAVDPGYEDAVAAALGTYADAIVVGSVDAAVEAIRLLRLDDAGRAALVVGGPLVDPRAEDPEVGLVELPTGASWARSVVHPVPSVRAGVDALLRDVVVVEDLVQAGALVDEHPRLLAVTRSGDVVGAHSAWGGTSAAPSVLHLQAALSEAQAALEDADARLATAARERDVAAAALEQAQASHDAALARLNESDASLAAVAEQLGHLGATSRAAAGEAARFQAQLDAATHAGERERSELDALAGRLSAAQAAPEVSAAAVDAAAAERDDLLARAGAARSREMDARLALRTSEERARALAGRAQSLERTASTERAARARAAEREALRVRQADLARAVRDGAATALARLDGSLELAQARQDGVEAERVERERGLTELRARTEHAATSLRELTDVAHRDEVARTQQQLRIEQLETRSLDELGLDPTTLLDDYGPDRPVPPDDRPYVRAEQEKRLQAAERAMARLGRVNPLALEEFAALEERHTFLTTQLADLKRSRTDLLEIVREIDARVEEVFTAAFHDTQAQFVDVFARLFPGGEGSLALTDPSDMLTTGIEIEARPAGKKVRRLSLLSGGERSLTAIALLVSIFKARPSPFYVMDEVEAALDDTNLGRLLEIFVELQRDSQLIVITHQKRTMEIADALYGVTMRGDGVTTVISQRISQDLRESAGS, encoded by the coding sequence GTGCACCTCAAGACACTCACGCTCCGCGGGTTCAAGTCGTTCGCGTCCGCGACGACCCTGAGCTTCGAGCCTGGTGTGACGTGCGTGGTCGGTCCCAACGGGTCTGGGAAGTCGAACGTCGTCGACGCCCTGGCCTGGGTGATGGGGGAGCAGGGAGCCAAGACCCTGCGCGGCGGAAAGATGGAGGACGTCATCTTCGCCGGGACGTCCGGGCGCCCACCGCTCGGGCGGGCGGAGGTGTCGTTGACCATCGACAACGCCGACGGCGCTCTGCCGATCGAGTACAGCGAGGTCACGATCACGCGGACGCTGTTCCGCAGCGGTGGCTCCGAGTACGCGATCAACGGTTCGTCGTGCCGGCTGCTCGACATCCAGGATCTGCTCTCCGACTCGGGGCTCGGCCGTGAGATGCACGTCATCGTCGGGCAGGGACAGCTCGACCAGGTGCTGCGCGCGACCCCCGAGGAGCGGCGCGGGTTCATCGAAGAGGCAGCCGGGGTCCTCAAGCACCGCAAGCGCAAGGAGAAGGCGCTCCGCAAGCTGGAGTCGATGCAAGGGAATCTCCTGCGTCTCGGCGACCTCACTGCTGAGGTCCGGCGGCAGCTGGGACCGCTCGGGCGCCAGGCGGAGGCGGCTCGCAAGGCCGCCGTCGTGCAGGCGGACCTGCGGGACTCGCGTGCGCGTCTTCTGGCGGACGACCTCGCGCAGCTGACGGCCTCGCTCGCACAGGAGATCGCCGACGAGACGGCGCTGCAGGCACGCGTCGCCGCGGTCTCGGCGAGCCACGACGCTGCGCGCTCTGCGCTCGTCGCGCTCGAGGAGGAGGCCGCAGCAGCAGCTCCGTCCGTGCGCGAGGCGAGCGAGACCTGGTACCGCCTGTCGTCGTTGCGCGAGCGGATCACGGGTCTCCAGACCCTCGCTTCGGAACGGCTGCGTCTCCTCGGTGCTCCCCAGCCGGTCGCGACCGGTGCGGACCCGGTCGACCTCGATCGACAGGCTGCCCGTGCCAGAGCGGCGGAGGCTGAGCTCGCTTACGAGGTCGAGGTTCGACGATCGGTGCTCGACAGGTCGGTCGTCGAGCGCCAGCGGTGCGAGGAGGCTGGGGCAGCCGCAGAGAAGGTCCTGGCCGATCTCCTCCGTGGCGAGGCAGACCGTCGTGAGGGAGTCGCCCGGCTCGCGGGGACCGTTGCCGCCAAACGGTCTCGGCTTGAGGCTCGGGAGGCGGAGGTCGAGCGGCTGCGTGACTCGCTCGCCGAGGCCGACCGGCGCGGGACGGGTGCGCAGGCCCAGTTTGCGGCGCTCGAGAACGAGGTCACGGGTGCGCAAGAGGGCGAGGAGCACCTGGACGCCGAGCACGAGCGCGCGACCGCCGCCCTCGAGGACGCTGAGCGTGAGGTGCGCCGGGTCGCGGGCGTGCGCAGCGAGGCCGAGCGGGACCACGCGACGTGGAGCGCCCGGAGCGAGGCGCTCGAGATGAGCCTGGACCGCAAGGACGGTGCTGGGGCGCTCCTCGAGTCAGACCTGTCGGGTGTGGTCGGCTCCCTCGCCGCGATGCTCGCGGTGGACCCGGGGTACGAGGACGCGGTCGCTGCCGCGCTCGGGACCTATGCGGACGCGATCGTCGTCGGGTCGGTCGACGCGGCCGTCGAGGCGATCCGGCTGCTCCGGCTCGACGACGCAGGCCGGGCTGCGCTGGTGGTCGGCGGGCCCCTCGTCGATCCTCGTGCAGAGGACCCGGAGGTCGGGCTCGTCGAGCTGCCGACGGGTGCGTCGTGGGCACGGTCGGTCGTCCACCCCGTGCCGTCGGTGCGTGCCGGGGTCGACGCGCTGCTGCGGGACGTCGTCGTCGTCGAGGACCTCGTGCAGGCGGGGGCCCTCGTGGACGAGCACCCCCGTCTTCTCGCGGTGACACGCTCTGGCGACGTGGTGGGTGCGCACAGTGCGTGGGGCGGGACGTCCGCCGCGCCGAGCGTGCTCCACCTGCAGGCGGCGCTGTCCGAGGCTCAGGCCGCGCTCGAGGACGCAGACGCCCGGCTCGCGACCGCTGCACGGGAGCGCGACGTCGCAGCCGCTGCCCTCGAGCAGGCTCAGGCGAGCCACGACGCGGCTCTCGCTCGGCTCAACGAGTCAGACGCGTCCCTCGCCGCGGTGGCCGAGCAGCTCGGGCACCTGGGCGCCACGTCGCGTGCGGCGGCGGGCGAGGCTGCACGCTTCCAGGCGCAGCTCGATGCCGCGACGCACGCCGGCGAGCGGGAGCGCTCGGAGCTCGACGCTCTCGCGGGGCGGCTGAGCGCGGCCCAGGCCGCACCCGAGGTCTCCGCGGCCGCGGTCGACGCTGCTGCCGCGGAGCGTGACGATCTGCTCGCACGGGCGGGCGCGGCGCGTTCCCGGGAGATGGACGCGCGCCTCGCCCTGCGCACGAGCGAAGAGCGTGCGCGTGCACTGGCAGGCCGTGCCCAGTCGCTGGAGCGCACCGCCTCGACCGAGCGGGCGGCCCGGGCCCGCGCTGCCGAGCGTGAGGCGCTCCGTGTCCGGCAGGCGGACCTGGCGCGTGCCGTCCGCGACGGTGCCGCGACGGCCCTGGCACGGTTGGACGGCTCGCTCGAGCTCGCCCAGGCGCGACAAGACGGCGTCGAGGCCGAGCGCGTCGAGCGAGAACGTGGTCTCACCGAGCTGCGTGCGCGGACGGAGCACGCCGCGACGAGCCTTCGGGAGCTCACCGACGTGGCACACCGGGACGAGGTCGCCCGGACGCAGCAGCAGCTGCGGATCGAGCAGCTCGAGACGCGCTCGCTCGATGAGCTCGGGCTCGACCCGACGACACTCCTCGACGACTACGGACCCGATCGGCCGGTCCCGCCGGACGACCGACCGTATGTGCGGGCGGAGCAGGAGAAGCGGCTGCAGGCGGCCGAGCGTGCCATGGCGCGCCTCGGGAGGGTCAACCCGCTCGCGCTCGAGGAGTTCGCTGCGCTCGAGGAGCGGCACACGTTCCTCACCACCCAGCTCGCTGACCTCAAGAGGTCGCGCACGGACCTCCTCGAGATCGTCCGGGAGATCGACGCACGGGTCGAGGAGGTCTTCACCGCGGCGTTCCACGACACCCAGGCGCAGTTCGTCGACGTCTTCGCTCGGCTGTTCCCGGGCGGTGAGGGCAGCCTCGCCCTCACCGACCCGTCGGACATGCTCACCACCGGCATCGAGATCGAGGCGCGGCCCGCGGGAAAGAAGGTCCGACGCCTGTCGCTCCTGTCGGGCGGCGAGCGTTCTCTCACGGCGATCGCGCTGCTCGTCTCGATCTTCAAGGCGCGGCCGAGCCCGTTCTATGTCATGGACGAGGTCGAGGCGGCGCTGGACGACACCAACCTCGGACGGCTCCTGGAGATCTTCGTCGAGCTCCAGCGAGACAGCCAGCTCATCGTCATCACCCACCAGAAGCGGACGATGGAGATCGCCGACGCGCTCTACGGGGTGACGATGCGTGGCGACGGTGTGACGACCGTCATCAGTCAACGGATCAGTCAGGATCTGCGGGAGAGCGCCGGATCGTGA